From Deltaproteobacteria bacterium, one genomic window encodes:
- a CDS encoding NTP transferase domain-containing protein produces MKALITTAGLGTRLEKMRHTNKCLLEVGDRSILRRSLDSLHQHGIHEVYVVTGHFAEKVEKEVVGKATCLFNPFYKVSGIVISIWFAKSFLYKEDFIFLTGDVVYDSGLIDKILKIKKDIVIPMEKKNEYDKEDSKVIARDGKVESMGKRLPLSKVSGEFCCIAAFNNRGSKHLFDKIDSFLTRGKLKTNLMAVFNELIADGVHLTPIDVTGIPRIEIDFLKDLEDARKRVLPLIDSKPVSFYR; encoded by the coding sequence ATGAAAGCCCTTATTACGACAGCTGGTTTGGGAACAAGACTGGAGAAAATGAGGCACACCAACAAATGTTTGCTTGAGGTAGGGGATAGAAGTATCCTTCGGCGTTCCCTGGATTCGCTGCATCAGCACGGAATCCATGAAGTGTATGTAGTCACCGGTCATTTCGCGGAAAAAGTTGAAAAAGAAGTAGTTGGTAAAGCAACCTGTCTTTTCAACCCGTTTTACAAAGTGTCTGGTATTGTCATTTCAATATGGTTTGCCAAATCTTTTCTCTATAAAGAAGATTTTATTTTTCTCACAGGAGATGTTGTTTACGATTCCGGTCTTATAGATAAAATATTGAAGATAAAAAAAGACATAGTTATTCCCATGGAGAAGAAAAATGAGTATGACAAGGAAGACTCAAAAGTAATTGCAAGGGACGGGAAGGTAGAAAGTATGGGGAAAAGATTACCGCTCTCAAAGGTGAGCGGAGAGTTTTGTTGTATAGCCGCATTTAACAACAGAGGGAGCAAGCACCTATTCGATAAAATAGATTCATTCCTCACCAGAGGAAAGTTGAAAACGAATTTAATGGCGGTTTTCAATGAATTAATCGCAGATGGTGTTCATTTGACTCCGATTGATGTCACCGGTATTCCGAGAATTGAAATTGATTTCTTGAAAGATTTAGAGGATGCCAGAAAAAGGGTATTGCCCTTAATTGATAGCAAGCCTGTTTCTTTTTACCGGTGA
- a CDS encoding CDP-alcohol phosphatidyltransferase family protein, with protein sequence MLAYADYFQKVYQNVPIWERSDKGPAWKVTKYCGIRTAYLLYRLNCSANALNIFFFFVILSGFILLLQGPGNIITWFLGIICIWSSVFIDGVDGALARAQDKTSLVGAVLDDVGPEISRTMMIVYLSLQSRNHYFLILSALSAYILVFFIKRTWDNLLLPTKWVWIKNIFTHPVSPVGVRFMLGVLPALLGIFAFFEEWLRPFALALSIGYIIMALCWLLLCASTNQSSKEFLPSS encoded by the coding sequence ATGCTGGCCTATGCTGATTATTTTCAAAAGGTGTATCAGAATGTTCCTATCTGGGAGCGTTCAGATAAGGGTCCGGCGTGGAAAGTAACCAAATATTGTGGTATCCGGACTGCTTATCTTCTTTACCGTTTGAACTGTTCGGCAAACGCCTTGAATATATTCTTTTTCTTTGTAATTTTGTCAGGCTTTATTTTATTGTTGCAAGGGCCCGGCAATATAATTACCTGGTTTTTGGGGATTATCTGTATTTGGTCATCCGTATTTATTGACGGTGTTGATGGTGCTTTGGCAAGGGCGCAAGATAAAACCTCGCTCGTTGGGGCTGTGCTGGACGATGTTGGCCCGGAGATTAGCAGGACGATGATGATTGTTTATTTGTCACTTCAAAGCCGCAATCATTATTTTTTAATTTTAAGCGCTTTGTCAGCATACATTCTGGTTTTCTTTATTAAAAGGACGTGGGACAACCTTTTGCTGCCAACAAAGTGGGTATGGATCAAAAATATCTTTACTCATCCCGTATCGCCGGTTGGTGTACGATTTATGCTGGGAGTCTTGCCGGCCCTACTTGGGATATTCGCATTTTTTGAAGAATGGTTGAGACCATTTGCGCTTGCTCTATCAATAGGATACATAATTATGGCGCTATGTTGGTTACTTCTTTGTGCTTCCACGAATCAATCATCAAAAGAATTTCTCCCTTCTTCTTGA
- a CDS encoding CDP-alcohol phosphatidyltransferase family protein, which translates to MTFSEFQSKTLSVNSVFKRENFDPLTNAIKWLGLRFAYLLHKIGISANAVDMLGIFLSFLGFTFMLRAVSGEKLLPLAGLLILYFHVFLDFVDGAIARAQNTLGPIGAILDELGCFVDRVALLILLGIFAGHSLYVLGNVFAAGILLYLLPSIRANIPKRGLVGIFCRICCNKYSLLSVRFMLALLPLFIVLTGYLGISLEAVSRFISTIYITLAVFWCLALIPTYPVINPKVP; encoded by the coding sequence ATGACCTTTTCTGAATTTCAATCCAAAACCCTCTCCGTCAACTCTGTCTTCAAACGGGAAAACTTTGACCCGTTAACGAATGCCATTAAATGGCTCGGCCTTCGTTTTGCCTATCTCTTGCACAAGATCGGGATTTCGGCCAACGCCGTCGATATGTTAGGAATATTTCTTTCTTTTTTGGGTTTCACATTCATGCTCCGGGCTGTTTCAGGCGAAAAACTTCTTCCTCTCGCAGGGCTTTTAATCCTCTATTTTCATGTCTTTCTCGATTTCGTTGATGGAGCGATCGCCAGAGCACAAAATACACTCGGTCCTATCGGGGCGATTTTGGACGAGCTGGGGTGCTTCGTGGATCGTGTCGCCCTGCTGATCCTGCTTGGAATTTTTGCGGGACACTCTCTTTATGTTCTGGGAAATGTTTTTGCCGCCGGCATCCTGCTCTACCTTCTTCCGTCCATCCGGGCAAATATTCCGAAGCGTGGTCTAGTTGGGATATTTTGCCGAATTTGCTGTAATAAGTATTCCCTGTTGTCGGTACGGTTCATGTTGGCTTTGCTTCCTCTTTTCATAGTGCTCACTGGTTATTTAGGCATTTCTCTTGAAGCGGTCTCACGTTTTATTTCGACAATTTATATTACGCTTGCTGTGTTTTGGTGTCTTGCATTGATTCCTACCTATCCGGTCATAAACCCGAAGGTGCCATGA
- a CDS encoding HAD-IA family hydrolase, with translation MKNPTIILCVGHPSTGKSTSTQRIQFELARTRNVDLLTTMSIRKELGLFKDLWAEKGRDLVYEEITRHTEERLARGADLIVLDGNFNKRRRREAIYAVARRHRADVVVLECYVNDLNEIKERMDYRQKNQEAIANRASSLDLYHLIKEETESLEEDLLPGGQKPLILHFNTDTQIVSLCNVAAKDGALPSVAEQIRACLSRESSHARESQVKAFLFDIGGVLQSLRWEAVSNRLADLKANLSMDEFRNALYYEKEKYFGRYEVAKMPPHEFWGMMAQRLDLPEGAIHGIREAFADLYGPVDSEMIDLVARLHGSYRLFILSNSCPELEGAICRDGSFYRQFEKIYFSHRIGFRKPDPEAFRFVLKENDLKANECLFVDDVSHNVNVAQEIGMQGLLFLSPARLKKTLAPYFS, from the coding sequence ATGAAAAATCCCACTATCATTCTCTGCGTCGGCCACCCCTCAACCGGAAAGAGCACGAGCACACAGAGGATTCAATTTGAGCTGGCCAGGACGCGGAATGTTGACCTGCTGACCACCATGAGCATCCGAAAGGAGTTGGGACTTTTTAAGGATCTTTGGGCAGAGAAGGGTCGTGACCTGGTTTATGAGGAAATCACCCGCCATACGGAAGAGCGTTTGGCTAGGGGTGCGGATCTCATTGTCCTGGATGGTAATTTTAATAAGAGGAGAAGAAGAGAAGCGATCTATGCCGTGGCCCGTCGGCACCGGGCAGATGTTGTCGTCTTAGAATGTTATGTGAATGACCTCAATGAAATTAAAGAAAGGATGGATTATCGTCAGAAAAATCAAGAAGCTATTGCCAATCGCGCCTCGTCTCTGGATCTGTACCACCTCATTAAAGAGGAGACTGAGTCGCTCGAAGAGGATCTTCTTCCCGGGGGACAGAAACCCCTGATCCTTCATTTTAATACAGATACCCAGATTGTTTCCCTGTGCAATGTTGCTGCAAAAGATGGGGCGCTCCCGTCGGTAGCAGAACAGATCCGTGCCTGTCTTTCGCGCGAGTCATCCCATGCGCGCGAGAGTCAGGTAAAGGCGTTCCTATTCGATATCGGTGGGGTTCTTCAAAGTCTTCGGTGGGAGGCGGTTAGCAATCGGCTTGCAGATCTGAAGGCGAACCTCAGCATGGATGAATTCCGCAATGCTCTTTATTATGAAAAAGAGAAATATTTTGGCCGGTACGAAGTAGCCAAGATGCCTCCGCACGAATTTTGGGGCATGATGGCGCAAAGATTAGATCTTCCGGAAGGGGCAATTCACGGGATTCGGGAGGCTTTCGCTGATTTATATGGGCCGGTTGATTCGGAGATGATCGACTTAGTTGCCCGACTCCATGGATCCTACCGGCTTTTTATTCTTTCCAACAGTTGTCCTGAGCTTGAGGGCGCAATTTGCCGGGATGGTAGTTTTTACCGTCAGTTCGAAAAGATTTATTTCTCTCATCGCATCGGTTTCAGAAAGCCCGACCCCGAGGCCTTTCGTTTTGTGCTGAAAGAGAATGACCTTAAGGCCAATGAATGCCTATTTGTAGATGACGTTTCGCACAATGTAAATGTTGCCCAGGAGATCGGCATGCAAGGCCTTCTCTTTCTCTCACCCGCAAGACTCAAAAAGACCTTGGCCCCTTATTTTAGCTGA
- a CDS encoding histidine phosphatase family protein, producing MKLILVRHGETDANNRDLLQGQMDCPLNERGRLQAVALAEGLKGETLDVVYCSDLKRSRETAEIIARIHERPVRIMKEARERNFGIFEGTSRAEFYTYERSLPDPYRHKPEKGESFAELYERAHCLLKVVCRRHTGGIVLLISHGDFARMCLGVLTGKPVQEACQIRQSNSCINILNIHGDLQAEPLVLNQISHLPESLLSHNGSEL from the coding sequence ATGAAACTTATTTTGGTGCGCCATGGGGAGACGGATGCTAATAATCGCGATCTTCTTCAGGGACAAATGGATTGTCCCTTGAATGAGAGAGGAAGGCTTCAGGCTGTTGCTCTGGCGGAAGGCCTTAAAGGGGAGACTTTGGATGTTGTCTATTGTAGCGATCTGAAGAGGAGTCGAGAAACAGCCGAGATTATCGCCCGCATTCACGAACGACCGGTAAGGATCATGAAAGAGGCGAGGGAGAGAAATTTTGGAATCTTTGAGGGGACGAGTCGGGCCGAATTTTATACCTATGAGAGATCCCTCCCCGACCCTTATCGGCACAAGCCGGAAAAAGGGGAGTCCTTTGCTGAACTTTATGAAAGGGCCCATTGCCTGCTTAAAGTCGTCTGTCGCCGGCACACTGGAGGGATCGTTCTTCTGATCTCACACGGTGATTTTGCCCGAATGTGTTTGGGAGTTCTGACCGGAAAACCGGTTCAGGAGGCCTGTCAGATACGACAGAGCAATTCCTGCATTAATATTCTCAATATACATGGGGATCTTCAGGCTGAGCCGCTCGTCCTGAATCAAATCTCCCATCTTCCGGAATCTCTTTTGAGTCATAATGGGTCGGAATTGTGA
- a CDS encoding N-acyl homoserine lactonase family protein has product MKIFPLKTGTIHCNKSIITLGRDFDQWIDIPSVAWLVETSNKMILVDTGMCDSARADRYHYSGSCQKENERIDRVLDQKGYSVDDIDMVIFTHLHWDHCSNCDLFRKATFYIQKREIVFARDPIPPYYHSYESAEVGLKAPFQSLKFEVIDGDCDIAPGIRILTTFGHSPGHQSVQVTTERGRYVIAGDAIMSYENLERDDKKGVAYRMIGRYMDFEKTWRSLEKITAAADFILPSHDDRVFEKSFYA; this is encoded by the coding sequence GTGAAGATTTTTCCGCTGAAGACCGGGACTATCCACTGCAACAAGAGCATTATCACCTTGGGGAGGGATTTTGATCAGTGGATCGACATCCCGTCTGTTGCCTGGCTTGTTGAGACGTCGAACAAAATGATTCTCGTTGATACCGGGATGTGCGATTCAGCGCGGGCGGACCGGTACCATTATTCCGGTTCTTGCCAAAAAGAGAACGAGAGAATTGATCGGGTTCTGGATCAAAAGGGGTACTCCGTTGACGACATTGATATGGTCATTTTTACCCATCTTCATTGGGACCACTGCTCCAATTGTGATCTCTTCCGAAAGGCGACATTTTACATCCAGAAGAGAGAAATCGTCTTTGCCAGAGACCCGATTCCTCCTTATTATCATTCTTACGAATCTGCCGAAGTCGGTTTGAAGGCCCCTTTTCAGTCCCTGAAGTTTGAGGTGATTGACGGAGATTGTGACATCGCCCCCGGAATCCGGATTCTTACAACCTTTGGGCACTCCCCCGGCCATCAATCCGTTCAGGTGACGACGGAACGAGGACGCTATGTGATCGCGGGAGACGCGATCATGAGCTATGAAAATCTCGAGCGGGACGACAAGAAAGGGGTGGCCTACCGGATGATCGGACGGTACATGGATTTTGAAAAAACATGGAGAAGCCTTGAAAAGATCACGGCTGCCGCCGATTTCATCCTCCCGTCTCACGATGACCGGGTGTTCGAGAAAAGTTTTTACGCTTAA
- a CDS encoding Gfo/Idh/MocA family oxidoreductase, with product MSPQKLKYGLIGCGQAGKVHAWHFSHHPEIQPLFCMDTDRESAHRLRSDLSFKNAYTNLEEALDSEKPDLVSIATPPSEHASQVISAAQRGIQVLCEKPLFLDSGEMKPTLNICFERNVTLGVMLPRRFYNDTLATRAVLAEGLLGRILKVDFDLECRKESSYYKGWRGKKGFAGGGVLMSQAIHSIDQLVFLFGKPSHVEGQVWRVRDSIEIEDEAQGVIFFENGVRVDLRATNNSSNHLWQGVTSIEGDKGRIVLDSEKVVLWDVVAGAARPTPEEIEEIPEVYKPAYYGPGHRKVIHHFINVIQGRESLRVSGEESCESLKIIWDFYSGSSNNLCLSK from the coding sequence ATGAGTCCCCAAAAGCTCAAATACGGTCTGATCGGTTGTGGACAGGCGGGAAAGGTGCATGCCTGGCATTTTTCACACCATCCTGAAATCCAACCACTCTTCTGCATGGATACGGATCGGGAATCGGCACATCGGCTCAGATCCGATCTCTCTTTTAAAAATGCCTACACCAATCTTGAGGAAGCCCTGGACTCTGAAAAACCCGATCTTGTCTCTATTGCCACCCCCCCGTCAGAACATGCGAGCCAGGTCATCTCCGCGGCTCAAAGGGGCATACAGGTGCTTTGTGAAAAACCGCTTTTTTTGGATTCCGGAGAGATGAAACCAACGCTGAATATTTGTTTTGAGCGGAATGTGACGCTGGGAGTGATGCTCCCGCGGAGGTTTTATAATGATACCCTTGCGACACGCGCTGTCCTGGCGGAAGGGCTTTTGGGGCGGATCTTGAAAGTTGATTTTGACCTTGAATGCCGCAAGGAAAGTTCCTATTACAAGGGCTGGCGCGGCAAAAAGGGGTTTGCTGGCGGGGGAGTGCTGATGAGCCAGGCGATTCATTCCATTGATCAGTTGGTCTTCCTTTTTGGAAAGCCGTCTCACGTGGAAGGTCAGGTTTGGAGGGTGCGAGATTCCATTGAAATTGAGGATGAGGCTCAAGGGGTCATCTTCTTTGAAAACGGAGTTCGTGTTGATTTGAGGGCGACCAATAATTCGAGCAATCACCTATGGCAGGGAGTCACCTCCATTGAAGGAGACAAGGGACGGATTGTTCTGGACTCCGAAAAAGTGGTTCTCTGGGATGTTGTTGCCGGTGCTGCAAGGCCGACGCCTGAGGAGATCGAGGAGATTCCTGAGGTCTACAAACCTGCTTACTATGGACCGGGACACCGGAAGGTGATACATCACTTCATCAATGTGATTCAGGGGAGGGAATCGCTCCGGGTTTCGGGAGAGGAATCTTGCGAATCCCTGAAAATCATTTGGGATTTTTATTCGGGGTCATCAAACAATCTATGTCTGTCAAAATAG
- a CDS encoding phosphocholine cytidylyltransferase family protein: MKALILAAGLGSRLKEKTVQLPKALVPVGMQPILAYQMKALLENGIKEIGLVVGHQGDRLISYMQENFPKVHFSFVWNREYQTTNSSYSFWLARDWIGGEHYLHLNCDVIFSPTLLKKLIDFPHSDVLAVRTDVPLGGRLEHVALEGDRIVEMSITRTDRSVGKAFGLAKLGPESTRFLTRRIGQHIEQGDKNQNCFGMIREAVSHVDCRALVVKEDLLMEVNTLEDWKQANEALS, translated from the coding sequence ATGAAGGCGCTCATTTTAGCCGCCGGCCTTGGTTCCCGCCTGAAAGAAAAAACGGTGCAGCTTCCGAAGGCGCTCGTGCCGGTTGGCATGCAACCGATCCTTGCTTATCAGATGAAGGCTCTCCTGGAGAACGGCATAAAAGAGATCGGACTTGTTGTCGGTCATCAGGGGGATCGTTTGATCTCCTATATGCAAGAGAATTTTCCCAAAGTGCATTTTTCTTTTGTCTGGAACCGCGAATATCAAACGACCAACAGCTCTTATTCCTTCTGGCTGGCCCGCGACTGGATCGGTGGAGAGCACTATCTTCATCTCAATTGCGACGTCATTTTTTCGCCGACTCTTTTGAAGAAACTCATTGATTTTCCCCATTCCGATGTTCTCGCGGTCCGGACCGATGTTCCGCTGGGTGGCCGCCTCGAACATGTGGCACTGGAAGGGGATCGAATCGTCGAGATGTCGATCACCAGAACCGATCGATCGGTCGGGAAGGCGTTTGGTCTTGCGAAACTTGGGCCGGAGAGCACTCGATTTTTGACAAGACGGATCGGGCAACACATCGAGCAAGGGGACAAGAATCAAAACTGCTTCGGCATGATTCGCGAGGCGGTCTCTCACGTGGATTGTCGGGCCCTTGTCGTCAAGGAGGATCTTCTCATGGAGGTGAATACCCTCGAAGACTGGAAGCAAGCGAATGAGGCGTTGTCATGA
- a CDS encoding YdcF family protein codes for MSSIFFKDLLLFFGFPFSLSLLLIGSGLVLFWGRRRMKLASLLVISGAGLLLLFSLPLVSMSLVGSLEKRFADLPGDDLGNPEWASVKYVVVLAGGSSPDGTLPITSRQHYAQLARVIEGMRIYLKRPGTKIVVSGAAFNGRPDSEVMSQFLKEMGVKGGDIIEESRSLNTFQQALYLKKIVGEEKFFLVTSAVHMPRSAALFQKAGLHPIPHPADHRYRKPGWLVGIRPRVESLWISETALYEYYGLLQSRLLGRI; via the coding sequence ATGAGTTCTATTTTTTTTAAAGATCTGCTTTTATTTTTTGGGTTTCCCTTTTCCCTTTCGCTTCTTTTGATCGGTTCGGGGCTGGTTCTGTTTTGGGGAAGGAGGCGGATGAAACTGGCCTCGCTCCTGGTCATTTCAGGGGCCGGCCTTCTTCTTCTGTTCAGCCTCCCGCTGGTTTCTATGAGCCTCGTGGGGAGTCTGGAGAAGCGTTTCGCGGATCTGCCTGGGGATGATCTAGGTAATCCCGAATGGGCCTCCGTCAAGTATGTGGTGGTGTTAGCGGGTGGGAGCTCCCCCGATGGGACACTGCCGATCACCAGCCGGCAGCATTATGCCCAGTTGGCACGGGTTATTGAAGGGATGAGGATCTATCTCAAGAGGCCCGGGACGAAAATCGTTGTTTCAGGAGCCGCCTTTAACGGGAGACCCGACTCGGAGGTGATGAGCCAGTTCTTGAAAGAAATGGGGGTCAAGGGGGGAGATATCATTGAGGAATCCCGGTCTCTGAACACCTTTCAGCAGGCCCTCTATCTGAAGAAAATAGTGGGGGAAGAAAAATTCTTCCTGGTAACATCCGCAGTTCATATGCCTCGGTCGGCGGCCCTCTTTCAAAAAGCGGGACTCCACCCGATCCCTCATCCGGCGGATCATCGTTATCGGAAGCCCGGTTGGTTGGTCGGGATAAGACCCCGTGTGGAGAGCCTTTGGATCTCTGAAACGGCGCTCTACGAATATTACGGTCTCCTTCAATCCAGACTTCTCGGTCGAATATGA
- a CDS encoding glycosyltransferase, whose amino-acid sequence MISVLMNIYYKENPLHLDLALRSLYDQTFQDFELVLIVDGQAPGELNRVLEQWITRFGERVKCVRLKENVGIARAINAGLPECSHDLIAKMDSDDYSLPTRLEKQVQFMQEHPEVDVLGTQMGEFEAVPQKIHMIRRVPLEHDEIVKLMWFMCPMNHVTVMYRKKAIISVGGYDPAYGNDDFLWAKMRLAGCRFQNLPELLVHARVGNNMKEMIRRRSTWELFRWNCRIRTYLFRHRMVGFWKYLCSMGIAIGVYCLPLWFKCYIFRKTREILPFSKAENDSFETTDVRQTLSDKVSVAMNVYDRENPVHFDIALQSLYDQTFKDFEIILAVDGPVTKEIHDVIRHWEQKFGPRMKCIYLEKNLGIAGSLNVAIQACSHDLIARMDSDDYSVPDRLEKQRRFMLEHPKIDVLGSQMGEFESDPHRVHMLRKVPILHDSISKAMWLKTPINHVTVMYRKKAIISVGGYDPAYGNDDFLWAKMVRDGFHFRNLDDCLVHARVGENMRAMIKRRATLELFRWNCKIRTYLFQHRIISPWHYFLGLMIALGIFVLPLGLKCYLFRKSRVRLA is encoded by the coding sequence ATGATCTCCGTATTAATGAACATCTATTATAAGGAGAATCCCCTCCATCTGGATCTCGCGCTCCGGAGCCTGTATGACCAGACTTTTCAGGACTTCGAGCTCGTCCTGATTGTTGATGGACAGGCCCCGGGTGAGCTGAATCGGGTCCTGGAGCAATGGATTACCCGGTTTGGGGAGAGGGTGAAGTGCGTAAGACTGAAAGAAAATGTCGGCATAGCGAGGGCGATCAATGCCGGTCTTCCCGAATGTTCCCACGATCTGATTGCCAAAATGGATTCGGATGATTACAGTCTTCCAACCCGTCTGGAAAAGCAGGTTCAATTCATGCAGGAGCATCCTGAAGTCGATGTCCTGGGAACGCAGATGGGGGAATTTGAGGCGGTGCCGCAGAAGATTCATATGATCCGTCGGGTTCCGCTGGAGCATGACGAGATCGTGAAGCTCATGTGGTTTATGTGTCCGATGAACCACGTCACGGTGATGTATCGAAAAAAGGCGATCATATCGGTCGGGGGTTACGATCCGGCTTACGGCAATGATGATTTCCTGTGGGCCAAGATGCGGTTGGCCGGCTGCCGGTTTCAAAACCTGCCGGAACTTTTGGTTCATGCCCGCGTCGGCAACAACATGAAAGAGATGATCCGTCGTCGTTCGACATGGGAGTTGTTCCGATGGAATTGCAGGATCCGGACCTATCTCTTCAGACATCGAATGGTCGGTTTCTGGAAGTATCTTTGCAGTATGGGGATCGCCATCGGTGTTTATTGTCTTCCCTTGTGGTTCAAATGTTATATTTTTCGAAAAACAAGGGAGATCCTTCCTTTCTCTAAAGCAGAAAACGATTCGTTTGAAACGACAGACGTCCGACAGACCTTGTCAGACAAGGTTTCTGTCGCGATGAATGTCTATGACAGGGAGAACCCTGTTCATTTTGATATCGCCCTTCAAAGCCTCTACGACCAGACTTTCAAGGATTTCGAAATCATTCTGGCCGTTGATGGGCCTGTCACAAAAGAGATACACGATGTCATTCGGCATTGGGAACAGAAGTTTGGCCCAAGGATGAAATGCATCTATCTGGAAAAAAATTTAGGGATAGCCGGTTCGCTCAATGTCGCCATCCAGGCCTGTTCCCATGACCTGATTGCTCGGATGGATTCGGATGACTACAGCGTGCCCGACCGCTTGGAAAAACAACGCCGGTTCATGTTGGAACACCCTAAAATCGACGTGCTGGGCTCCCAGATGGGGGAATTTGAATCGGATCCTCACAGGGTTCATATGCTTCGGAAGGTGCCAATTCTTCATGACAGCATATCGAAGGCGATGTGGCTCAAAACTCCAATAAATCATGTTACAGTAATGTATAGAAAAAAAGCGATCATATCGGTCGGGGGTTACGATCCGGCTTATGGTAACGATGATTTTCTATGGGCCAAGATGGTCCGGGACGGTTTTCATTTTCGTAATCTTGATGATTGTCTTGTCCATGCCAGGGTTGGTGAGAATATGCGGGCCATGATCAAGCGGCGTGCGACCCTGGAACTTTTTCGCTGGAATTGCAAGATTCGCACCTATCTGTTCCAACACCGAATTATTTCTCCGTGGCATTATTTTTTAGGGCTGATGATTGCCTTGGGAATTTTCGTGTTGCCCTTGGGCTTGAAATGTTATCTATTCAGAAAATCAAGGGTGCGTCTCGCATAA
- a CDS encoding GDP-mannose 4,6-dehydratase, whose amino-acid sequence MRVLITGGAGFIGSHLAEKYLSKGVEVYALDNFSTGRRENLTPLLSNELFHLVEGSILDHSLMVELVGTCDVVFHMAAAVGVRYVLEHPLLSIETNIKGTDIVLELCNKFRKKVVIASSSEVYGKHTTAPLRETENIIYGPPTTWRWSYAASKLIDEYNAIAYYRMKKLPVIIVRLFNTVGPRQCKEYGMVLPRFVDQALTGKPITVYGDGSQTRTFTYVQDVVKALVKLIETSRAIGQVVNVGGNEEVSILNLAKRVKEKTKSQSSIELVPYEVAYEKDFEDMARRVPSVEKLQSLIEYVPDTPLDSILEHTIADYKVRNSSKLKADAV is encoded by the coding sequence ATGCGTGTTCTGATCACAGGCGGTGCCGGTTTTATCGGGTCTCATCTTGCGGAGAAATATCTCAGCAAGGGGGTCGAGGTCTACGCACTCGACAACTTCTCGACAGGACGACGGGAAAATCTGACCCCTCTGTTGTCGAACGAGCTTTTTCATCTGGTTGAGGGGAGTATTCTGGACCACTCCCTCATGGTGGAATTGGTCGGGACGTGTGATGTTGTCTTCCACATGGCCGCTGCGGTCGGCGTCCGGTATGTTCTGGAACACCCGCTTCTCTCGATCGAGACAAACATCAAGGGGACGGACATTGTGCTGGAACTTTGCAACAAGTTCCGTAAAAAGGTTGTCATCGCGTCGTCATCTGAGGTTTACGGCAAGCACACCACCGCGCCGCTTCGAGAGACGGAAAATATCATTTACGGCCCGCCGACGACGTGGCGGTGGAGCTATGCCGCATCGAAGCTGATCGACGAATACAATGCGATTGCCTATTACCGGATGAAGAAGCTTCCGGTCATCATTGTCCGTCTTTTCAATACGGTCGGTCCGCGTCAGTGCAAGGAATACGGGATGGTGCTGCCCCGGTTCGTCGATCAGGCCCTCACGGGAAAACCGATCACGGTCTATGGGGACGGCAGTCAGACGAGGACCTTTACCTATGTTCAGGATGTCGTGAAGGCGCTCGTAAAACTGATTGAGACTTCGAGGGCAATCGGTCAGGTGGTCAATGTTGGCGGCAATGAAGAGGTCTCTATCCTCAATCTGGCCAAGCGAGTTAAGGAAAAGACAAAGAGCCAATCGTCTATTGAGTTGGTCCCTTATGAAGTTGCCTACGAAAAAGATTTTGAAGATATGGCGCGGCGTGTCCCTTCTGTGGAAAAATTGCAAAGTCTTATTGAATATGTTCCCGATACCCCACTCGATTCCATTCTCGAACACACAATTGCTGATTACAAGGTCCGGAACAGCAGCAAGCTGAAGGCCGACGCAGTCTGA